One Belonocnema kinseyi isolate 2016_QV_RU_SX_M_011 chromosome 6, B_treatae_v1, whole genome shotgun sequence genomic region harbors:
- the LOC117175397 gene encoding uncharacterized protein LOC117175397 produces the protein MQNPFNVQLHGSCDASEKAYGACIYIRSTDNQGVHHISLICSKSRVAPLKQITLPKLELCAATLLVNLCQSTSQSLKIQIDKTYFWSDSTITLHWINTPSHTLKTFVANRVAEIQTHSNPCDWKHVPTHDNPADLVSRGKTAHEFLNADIWQRGPSWLSQNDDKWPQLKLHPGEVSELRKIPEVVSFKLAIQDLSILEKYSSLKTLKGVLAYCLRFIHNSRNKNRITGPLSQAELETSELKIIQLTQSYTFSKEICDLSHNKQVDKKSGFLSLNPFLDQGILKVGGRLEYAQISENQKHPIVLPKNHHITRLIIREEHVQKMHAGTQTTLYGVREKYWPIDGRNVTRHIIRQCVTCFRVKPRGVEYLPKNRLQSNRPFLNIGVDFCGPFFIKEKRHRNRNKVKAYVAVFICFATKAVHLELVGDLITESFIGCLKRFFSRRGKSQNIYSDPLILMICSL, from the coding sequence ATGCAAAATCCATTTAACGTACAATTGCATGGCTCTTGTGACGCCAGTGAGAAGGCCTACGGGGCATGCATTTACATTCGTTCGACTGATAACCAAGGTGTACACCACATTTCACTTATTTGCTCTAAATCACGAGTTGCGCCTTTGAAGCAAATTACCCTCCCAAAACTCGAGTTGTGCGCAGCTACTCTGTTAGTCAATCTCTGTCAAAGTACCtctcaatcattaaaaattcaaattgataaaaCATATTTCTGGTCAGATTCAACAATCACACTACACTGGATTAATACTCCATCTCacactttaaaaacatttgtagcTAACCGCGTAGCGGAGATTCAAACTCATTCAAATCCATGTGATTGGAAACACGTCCCAACACATGATAATCCAGCAGATTTAGTTTCTCGCGGAAAAACAGCTCATGAATTTCTCAATGCTGATATTTGGCAGCGTGGGCCAAGTTGGCTTTCTCAAAATGACGATAAATGGCCTCAATTGAAACTTCACCCGGGTGAAGTTtctgagcttagaaaaattccagAGGTCGTCTCTTTCAAACTAGCAATTCAAGATTTAagcattttagaaaaatactcaTCACTCAAAACACTCAAGGGCGTACTCGCATATTGCTTAAGATTTATTCACAATTCACGAAATAAAAACAGAATTACAGGCCCTTTATCCCAAGCTGAACTTGAAACTTCCGAGCTTAAAATCATTCAGTTAACACAATCGTATACATTTTCAAAGGAAATTTGCGATCTTTCACACAACAAACAAGTAGATAAAAAAAGtggttttctttctttaaatccaTTTCTGGACCAAGGAATTCTCAAGGTCGGAGGGAGGCTCGAATACgctcaaatttccgaaaatcaaAAACACCCGATTGTCCTTCCAAAAAATCACCACATTACGAGACTGATAATTCGCGAAGAACATGTCCAAAAAATGCATGCAGGTACTCAAACTACCTTGTATGGAGTCCGCGAGAAATATTGGCCAATTGATGGTCGAAATGTTACACGACACATCATTCGCCAGTGCGTAACATGTTTCCGAGTTAAACCCCGGGGTGTCGAATACCTCCCGAAAAATAGATTGCAATCTAATCGACCATTTTTGAATATAGGTGTCGATTTTTGTggaccattttttatcaaagaaaaacgcCACCGTAATCGCAATAAGGTAAAGGCTTACGTCGCCGTGTTCATTTGCTTCGCAACAAAAGCCGTTCATTTAGAATTAGTCGGCGATCTAATTACAGAATCATTTATCGGttgcttaaaaagatttttctcacGTCGTGGAAAATCACAGAATATTTATTCTGACCCCCTGATCCTAATGATCTGCTCCCTTTGA